The Sesamum indicum cultivar Zhongzhi No. 13 linkage group LG6, S_indicum_v1.0, whole genome shotgun sequence genome has a segment encoding these proteins:
- the LOC105165354 gene encoding uncharacterized protein LOC105165354 encodes MGFNKVYKSLQEVFPQIDARVLRAVAIEHSKDVDAAVEAVLLEIIPYFTERSGPSAPLSGSSAVGGSSEGNSSIVDAVAATSTADDGLSTNRVASAEVQNGYNMNGGNQQSFHAAVDDEHKNPLYNTYDG; translated from the exons ATGGGGTTCAATAAAGTTTATAAGTCATTGCAAGAAGTTTTCCCCCAG ATTGATGCTCGAGTTCTTAGAGCTGTTGCTATTGAACATAGCAAGGATGTCGATGCAGCTGTTGAGGCAGTGCTTCTTGAGATCATCCCTTACTTTACTGAAAGATCTGGACCAAGTGCTCCTTTGTCTGGGAGCAGTGCAGTTGGTGGATCATCTGAAGGAAACAGTT CTATTGTGGATGCTGTTGCCGCTACTTCAACTGCAGATGATGGCCTATCCACTAACAGAGTCGCCTCAGCTGAAGTCCAAAATGGTTACAATATGAATGGTGGAAATCAACAGTCTTTTCATGCTGCTGTTGATGATGAACACAAGAACCCCTTGTACAATACATATGATGGA
- the LOC105165355 gene encoding uncharacterized protein LOC105165355 translates to MLFLSAKAESIWVPNKPIDPDTPLCASQIALANRACAVLPYTPVPPPSPPAPLSTPAGPGSRHCRRREHEHEHGHRHWRRDAAREEECCRWLKEVDNACVCDVLLHLPSFLTRPVHNYVVIVDDTCDVKFECGSRLVGL, encoded by the coding sequence ATGTTATTTCTGTCGGCAAAAGCCGAAAGCATCTGGGTCCCGAACAAGCCCATCGACCCCGACACTCCACTTTGTGCATCTCAAATTGCGCTGGCAAATCGTGCATGTGCAGTCCTGCCTTACACACCCGTGCCTCCACCGAGCCCTCCGGCCCCTCTGAGCACTCCTGCTGGACCCGGCAGCAGACACTGCCGCAGGCGCGAACACGAACACGAACACGGTCACAGACACTGGAGACGAGACGCGGCGCGCGAAGAGGAATGCTGCCGGTGGTTGAAGGAAGTTGATAATGCGTGTGTTTGTGATGTGTTGCTTCACTTGCCGTCGTTTCTTACTAGGCCTGTGCACAATTACGTTGTTATCGTCGATGATACGTGCGATGTTAAGTTTGAGTGTGGTTCAAGGTTGGTTGGACTCTAA
- the LOC105165357 gene encoding basic 7S globulin 2 yields the protein MRSRKLSKMSSSSLITTLVLLSFIFVQFSTLVLCSQATTLFSPIKKDANSNLYTMLLYLKTPLQPSQLHIDLGFYLPWYDCARHYKSSSYQPVIYNSSLCLDLDTKAYGNCFNKPGPGCSNDTCTFFPENPVTGKGGLGEILTDRFTLPTAKNPAQLGAVSQIVLSCTLPNKYSKIYRGLARGSTGLATLGRFNYSLSAQISRGSSSPWIFALCLPSSSNASGVALFNSAGPYNFSPKIDASELLTYTPLISGPRGSDTKIFYWYKSPDYYIGLTSFRVNDKVVLLNQTLLAIDENGLGGTKLSTSKQYTVLQSSIFKALTDAFVKESDALNLTRVKPVAPFSVCYAADKISSTRVGPAVPAIDLVLGNDKVLWRIYGSNSMVRMKNEDGEAWCLGFEDGGADPKTAIVIGGHQLEDNLMQFDLERERLGFSSSLLLRSTTCGNFGFKAN from the coding sequence ATGCGCAGTCGAAAGCTATCAAAAATGTCGTCTTCTTCTCTCATTACCACCTTAGTTCTGctctctttcatttttgtgCAGTTTTCAACTCTTGTACTGTGCTCTCAAGCAACAACACTTTTCAGCCCAATCAAGAAAGATGCAAACAGCAACTTGTATACCATGTTACTTTACCTGAAAACCCCTCTGCAGCCCTCACAATTACACATAGACCTCGGCTTCTACCTCCCCTGGTACGACTGTGCCCGCCACTACAAGTCCTCTTCTTACCAGCCTGTCATCTATAATTCTTCTCTCTGTCTAGACCTCGACACAAAGGCCTATGGCAACTGTTTCAATAAACCCGGTCCAGGTTGCTCCAACGACACCTGCACCTTCTTCCCTGAGAACCCCGTTACCGGGAAAGGTGGCCTGGGCGAGATCCTAACCGACAGATTCACCTTGCCCACCGCCAAGAATCCGGCTCAGCTCGGGGCTGTCTCTCAGATCGTACTTTCTTGCACTCTCCCCAATAAATATTCCAAGATCTATCGTGGTCTAGCCAGAGGATCGACCGGTTTAGCCACTCTGGGCCGGTTCAACTACTCTCTTTCTGCTCAAATCAGCCGGGGCTCCTCTTCTCCATGGATATTCGCATTGTGTTTGCCCAGTTCGTCAAATGCTTCGGGTGTAGCTCTCTTTAACTCCGCCGGTCCGTACAATTTCTCTCCCAAAATCGACGCTTCAGAATTGCTCACTTACACTCCACTCATCTCGGGCCCACGAGGATCCGACACAAAGATCTTCTACTGGTACAAGTCTCCGGATTATTACATAGGGCTGACTTCATTTAGAGTAAATGACAAAGTCGTGCTTTTGAACCAGACGCTTTTAGCCATTGATGAGAACGGACTTGGAGGGACAAAACTTAGTACATCTAAGCAATACACAGTGCTGCAAAGTTCAATCTTCAAGGCTTTGACAGATGCATTTGTGAAGGAATCTGATGCCCTCAACCTGACCCGAGTCAAGCCTGTGGCGCCATTCAGTGTGTGTTATGCAGCAGATAAGATTTCAAGCACCCGCGTGGGTCCAGCAGTTCCAGCCATTGATCTTGTGTTGGGGAACGATAAAGTCTTGTGGAGAATCTATGGATCGAATTCAATGGTGAGGATGAAGAATGAAGATGGGGAGGCATGGTGCTTGGGGTTTGAAGATGGTGGGGCTGACCCCAAGACAGCAATTGTGATTGGAGGACATCAGCTGGAGGACAATTTGATGCAGTTTGACTTGGAGCGTGAGAGATTGGGATTTAGTTCATCACTTCTGCTGCGAAGCACAACTTGTGGCAATTTCGGCTTCAAAGCCAATTGA
- the LOC105165356 gene encoding adenylate isopentenyltransferase 3, chloroplastic-like, which produces MKLSLPLYRQIQPSLYVPTNNYQLLRQPPPKDKVVVVLGATGTGKSRLSIDLATRFAAEVINSDKMQVYQGLDVATNKITDEERCGVPHHLLGIVDPESDFSASDFRAMASVSLKSILRRRHLPVVVGGSNSFVEALVDKSFRSRYDCCFLWVDVARPVLDSFVSDRVDRMVERGMVKEVRDFFKPNADYSKGIRRAIGVPEFDMFFRAESFCDEETQARNFADAIDKIKTNTSRLARRQLEKIHRLRNTKGWMMHRLDATDVFRKRGGEADAAWEDLVAGPGIAVVRRFIYNMEPVGCGGVTAVRDRASLMATASY; this is translated from the coding sequence atgaaattgtcACTGCCACTGTACAGACAGATACAACCATCTTTGTACGTTCCAACCAACAATTATCAACTCCTCCGCCAACCGCCGCCTAAGGacaaggtggtggtggtgctgGGCGCCACCGGCACCGGAAAGTCTCGCCTCTCTATTGACCTCGCCACCCGTTTCGCGGCGGAGGTGATAAACTCTGATAAAATGCAAGTCTACCAAGGACTGGACGTGGCCACTAACAAAATCACTGACGAAGAGCGCTGCGGTGTGCCCCACCACCTCCTTGGGATCGTTGATCCTGAGTCCGACTTCTCCGCCTCGGACTTCCGCGCCATGGCGTCTGTTTCCTTGAAGTCGATACTCCGCCGGCGACATCTGCCGGTGGTCGTCGGAGGGTCAAATTCGTTCGTGGAGGCACTGGTGGACAAGAGTTTTCGATCGCGATACGATTGCTGTTTCCTCTGGGTGGATGTAGCGAGGCCTGTGCTTGATTCCTTCGTATCTGATCGGGTTGATCGGATGGTGGAGAGAGGAATGGTGAAAGAAGTTCGAGATTTCTTCAAACCTAACGCCGACTATTCCAAGGGGATTCGGAGGGCGATCGGAGTCCCCGAGTTCGATATGTTTTTCCGAGCGGAATCGTTCTGCGACGAGGAAACTCAGGCGAGAAATTTCGCTGACGCgattgataaaataaagacGAACACAAGCAGACTGGCGCGACGCCAGCTAGAGAAGATTCACCGGCTGAGGAACACGAAAGGCTGGATGATGCACCGCCTTGACGCGACTGACGTGTTCAGGAAACGCGGCGGAGAGGCGGACGCTGCGTGGGAGGATCTGGTGGCTGGGCCTGGCATCGCCGTCGTCAGGAGgttcatatataatatggaGCCTGTGGGTTGCGGCGGTGTGACGGCGGTGAGAGACAGAGCATCTTTAATGGCAACAGCATCTTATTAG